Proteins encoded by one window of Xiphias gladius isolate SHS-SW01 ecotype Sanya breed wild chromosome 15, ASM1685928v1, whole genome shotgun sequence:
- the p2rx3b gene encoding P2X purinoceptor 3b, whose amino-acid sequence MWSCITDFFTYETTKSVVVKSWTIGIINRVVQLLIITYFIGWVFVYEKAYQVRDTAIESSVMTKVKGFGIYNEKVMDVADYVIPTQGASVFCIITKLITTENQVQGYCPESEKKYTCTQDSDCTRHLNKPGSYGILTGKCVPFNATVNMCQIKGWCPAEIDTIKTTQMMEVENFTIFIKNSIRFPTFNYTKGNFLPTITGDYIQKCNFDMINNTYCPIFRVGDVVRYAQQNFTKLADKGGVIGIKIGWMCDLDKSDDQCNPSYSFTRLDAMSQKNAVSPGYNFRFAKYYKMENGTDYRTLVKAYAIRFDVLVNGNAGKFNMIPTLINMVAAFTSVGVGTVLCDIILLNFLKGAEQYKAKKFEEVSDSPLESQSNRFYHSQLSLRHNETIMRSSDSGAFSIEHYS is encoded by the exons ATGTGGTCTTGTATAACAGACTTCTTCACCTATGAAACCACAAAGTCGGTGGTAGTGAAGAGCTGGACCATCGGCATCATCAACCGTGTAGTCCAACTTCTCATCATCACCTACTTCATTGG gTGGGTCTTTGTCTATGAGAAGGCCTACCAGGTGAGAGACACAGCTATTGAATCCTCGGTGATGACCAAAGTAAAAGGTTTTGGAATCTACAATGAGAAGGTCATGGATGTTGCAGACTACGTCATTCCTACACAG GGAGCCTCGGTCTTCTGCATCATCACCAAACTGATCACTACAGAGAACCAAGTCCAAGGATACTGTCCTGAG AGTGAGAAGAAGTATACTTGCACCCAGGACAGCGACTGCACTAGACACCTCAATAAGCCAGGAAGTTATG gAATTCTTACAGGAAAATGTGTTCCTTTCAATGCCACTGTCAACATGTGTCAGATAAAAGGATGGTGTCCTGCTGAGATAGACACCATCAAAAC taCACAAATGATGGAAGTGGAGaatttcaccatttttattAAGAACAGCATCCGCTTCCCAACCTTCAACTATACCAA GGGGAACTTCCTTCCTACTATCACTGGTGATTACATCCAAAAATGTAACTTTGACATGATCAACAACACCTACTGCCCGATCTTCAGAGTGGGAGATGTGGTCCGCTATGCGCAGCAGAACTTCACTAAACTGGCAGACAAG GGAGGAGTGATTGGAATAAAGATTGGCTGGATGTGTGATCTGGACAAGTCAGATGACCAGTGTAACCCCTCATACTCCTTCACCCGACTGGATGCTATGTCACAGAAGAATGCTGTATCACCAGGCTACAATTTCAG aTTTGCCAAATACTATAAGATGGAGAATGGGACAGACTACCGCACTCTGGTCAAAGCCTATGCTATTAGGTTTGATGTTCTGGTCAATGGAAAT GCGGGGAAGTTCAACATGATCCCTACACTCATCAACATGGTGGCAGCCTTCACATCAGTGGGAGTG GGTACGGTGCTGTGTGACATCATACTGCTGAACTTCTTGAAAGGAGCGGAGCAGTACAAGGCCAAAAAATTTGAAGAG GTGTCGGACAGCCCGCTGGAATCCCAAAGCAATAGGTTTTACCACTCCCAGCTGTCACTCAGACATAACGAGACCATCATGAGGTCCAGTGACTCAGGGGCATTTTCTATTGAACATTACAGCTAA
- the pold4 gene encoding DNA polymerase delta subunit 4 — MATKCGLITDSFKVVKKARRRGAQEKRPTPPPQKESETETVREEELQKLRQFDLDWRFGPCTGIGRLQRWERSKLHGLNPPEEIRGLLLKTHSDPKYKLSLWSEYPL; from the exons ATGGCAACCAAGTGCGGACTGATAACTGATTCATTCAAGGTGGTAAAGAAAGCAAGGAGGAGGGGGGCACAAGAGAAGAGGCCTACTCCTCCACCACAAAAAG AATCTGAGACTGAAACAGTCAGAGAAGAGGAGCTGCAGAAGCTCAGACAGTTTGATCTGGACTGGAGATTTGGGCCCTGCACag GTATCGGCAgactgcagagatgggagagatCAAAGCTTCATGGTCTGAACCCACCTGAGGAGATCAGAggcctgctgctgaaaacacacTCTGACCCCAAGTACAAGCTGAG CCTATGGAGCGAATATCCTTTGTGA